From Candidatus Omnitrophota bacterium:
ACTACAATTCAATGTGTATACTATATTGATAGTCATAGATGGGATAAGGAAATTTGTAAAGGGGGAAATTATACAATCAATTATTTTTCGACGACTCTTCTTACTTCAGGCGGCTGACCTGTTACGACATGACGAAGTCTAACGCTAATCCGAAAGAATGGCAAGCGCGCCTAGCCTACAATCCAAATATGGAATTCTTCATCCAGGCGGTAGATGCTCTAGGCAATGTGAAATACCTTGACAACCAAGGCCAATACTACAAACCCGCCCCGCCCACGAGTATCGATTTCTATACTTGGCTGAAATTATCGGTGGAAGGATATTAATTGGCTAAGAATGTTATGGAAAGGCAGGGGCGGCTTACATAAAGCTGCCCCTTGTTTTATAGTGAAAAAAGTATATTTGATCGAAATACTTACAAAAAAAATCTTTGGAAAAACCTAAAATCTCCCCACGGCTTTCCTTACGGCGTCTTCCGGCGAGTTATAAAAGTTGATTTGGAATTTGGAAAACAATTCGGGCGGGACGGTATTGATATCTCCAGCGTTGCTCATGGGCAGCAGGATGCGTTTGGCTCCGGCGTCGTGACAAACTTGCAGCGCATCCGCCAGATTATGCGCTTTGACGATGGTTCCGCCAATAGACATCGAGCCGAGGATGACCATCGATTCTTGAACTGGCAAATGGAGCGCTCCCGAACAGAGCGTCGCAAAGGCGATAAGGGTGAGACTTGAACTTGGACCAACGCCCTGTAAATCTTGGACATTCAAATGGTAGTCCCGTTCTTTGACGCTGATCTGAGTACTTACATTTTTGGCGTTGGCTTTAAAATAATTAAAAGCGATTTCGATAGATTCTTTCGCTTTGCTGCTCGATCCCAGCCCCGATTTTTCGTATTTGCCCGATCCTTTAATGACTTGTAATTCCAATTTATAAATCCCGATCCGTCCCGCATCTCCTGCAAAAGCGCCGAATAGATGTCCAGGTTTCCCTTCGCCTTCGGGTATCAATTTATCGCCGCCCATTTCCGGTACGGATACATAATACTCTTCTTGGTTTTCATTCTCAATATACGAGAAATTTACATCGAAAAATTCCATGCCTTGAATTTTTTTCAGTTGTTCCTTTACTCGCCTTCGTCCCACTAAGGCGTATTCCAATAGTTCTTTCGCCTCTTCTTTAGCGCATTCTCCCGATGGGAAAATTAATTTCATCAATCCAGAAAAGGTTTTATTTACGGCGATAATATCTCGCTGATTCAAATCTTTACCCATTGAGAAATATTGGCGAATGACATCGGAGAAATTCCGTTTCCGCATTTCTCGAAAGTATTCCGCCATGTAATCGACGATGAAGCCATACGAATCCGTGAGGAATTCCGGCCTCATCTTGGGCACTTCCCAGCCTGGAAGATAATAGTGCATCCGGTCGAAGAAGGCGCTATCGTTGTTCATCGCTTCAGGAAACGGAGCGAAAAGGTGGGATGTCGCCAATAATGATTCCAGCGACTGATTGATATTGCCTACAAACACCAAAGAAGCTTTGGTGTATTTTTCTTCTTTTCCTCGGGCGAACGAACCGGAAGACATGTAATCCTTCATGATTTGGACGCCGTCTTTGTCTTTGAATGTTATCCCCGCCACTTCGTCGAATGCTACGGCGTCCCATAATCCCACCAAACCGATGGAACGATTCGCCATGTTATAAAAAAGGTTGGCGACAGTAGTTTGACCACCCGATATTAGGATGGAATTGGGGGAAAGTTCTTTATAAACGTGTGATTTGCCCGTACCGCGCGGCCCTAACTCGCAGAGGTTGTAATTGTTTTCCACGAGGGGAATCAAGCGGGCTAACATGTGCCATTTCACTTTTAGTTCTAGCTTTGACGGCTCCATTCCCGTAGAACGGATCAGCGCATCTATCCATTCTTCTTTCGTAAACGCCTTGCGCCCTTCGAATATCTCATGGATATCCATGTTGGGCATTTGAATCGGTTTAAGATTTTGGATGACGAACGGGCTGGAGTTTTTATCGTCTTCATCCACAAAATATTCCATTTGCAGGATGCACCAAATGCCCCCGCCCAGCAGTTTTTCGAATCGGCGGATATAGTCGGGCGAGACTTTGACGCCCGTTAATCCCAAATTGGAAAACGCCGCTTCGTAAACATCCCTTTTTTCGTTCAACCGCACGGAAAGATGATCGATGACGGAGTAGCGTCCGGTTTCGCGGATTTTCGACTTGACTTTTTCGGCTTCATCGGGGCGAATGTAGTTGTCGGAGAGAATGGATTTAACTTTTTCAAGCCCCGCTTGAATATTCTCGTCGTCATCGGTGGCGCAGTACATGCCCAACAAATATTCCAATACGTAAACAGGGACGTTGTTGTATTGCTTTAACAATTTCGTGAGGTCTTTGCGAACGACTCGTCCGGGAAAATGTTGATTGAGTTTTTGATCTAGCGCATCCATTGGCGTTCCTTAAAAGTCGTCGAAATCGCTCGCAATCCCTACATTGACCTCAAAGGGAATGGTTTGATATTCCATCAGCGTTTCTTTATCGAATAAACGCAAGACATAATTTCCGTTAGGGACGCCGCTCAATAATTTGAGGCGTATGGCGAAGGTTCTTTCTTCGGCGCGATCCGAATCGCGATCCGCAATGATTGACTCTTCGGTCGATACTTGTTTTTCCTTATCCCCCATACCCCATAACGAGAGACTTAATGTTCTTGGCAGCATTTTTAGCGATACTTTTTCGTTTTGGAAAAAATTCAACGTAAAAATATTATTGGTGATTTTTTTGGTTGTATTAGTCAATGTTACGTCCACCTTGCGGGCTTCTTTCGCTTTGCGCGATTCTTTGCGGGCGTGAGCATACTGCAAAACAGGGATGACGATTTCCTGCAATGATGCGCCGCCGTGTACGTAATGAATTCCGCCCGGATGCTTGAAGCGAATATTCCCTCGAGGCGTATAGGCAACAAGATTCGAATCGGCTCCGAAAATGTAAGTCATTGGGATTTGCATTGCGCCATCGACGGGAACGCCTTTTTCGGCCAGCAAATAGCGCCGATTGCCGATGAGGCCGATGATACCCGCCTTTTCGATTTTATCGCTCTCGTTGATTTGACTTTTTTGAAAGAGAAAGCCGTGATCGGCGGTTACGATGACGTTGGTCGTATTCAAGGAGTTGACGATTTTCCGGACGGCATCCACGATTTCGCGAATGGCGTTATCCGCCACGCCGAAAAGTTTCATTTCCGTTTCGGGTTTCTCGCCCATCGCGTCGATGACGTTGTGATAGACGTAAACAACGCGGCAGTCTCGTACAAGTTCCCTGGCCTCCTCTTTGGAAGCGGATAGAAGATCGTTCAACTTCATCGCCGCCGAGTTGGGGTAAGCTTTTTTGAGGATGGCATCGCGGTTGGACGTTGAACTGCTGTCAATCCCATCCACGTAGATTTTCCCATTTTCTTC
This genomic window contains:
- the brxL gene encoding protease Lon-related BREX system protein BrxL, which codes for MDALDQKLNQHFPGRVVRKDLTKLLKQYNNVPVYVLEYLLGMYCATDDDENIQAGLEKVKSILSDNYIRPDEAEKVKSKIRETGRYSVIDHLSVRLNEKRDVYEAAFSNLGLTGVKVSPDYIRRFEKLLGGGIWCILQMEYFVDEDDKNSSPFVIQNLKPIQMPNMDIHEIFEGRKAFTKEEWIDALIRSTGMEPSKLELKVKWHMLARLIPLVENNYNLCELGPRGTGKSHVYKELSPNSILISGGQTTVANLFYNMANRSIGLVGLWDAVAFDEVAGITFKDKDGVQIMKDYMSSGSFARGKEEKYTKASLVFVGNINQSLESLLATSHLFAPFPEAMNNDSAFFDRMHYYLPGWEVPKMRPEFLTDSYGFIVDYMAEYFREMRKRNFSDVIRQYFSMGKDLNQRDIIAVNKTFSGLMKLIFPSGECAKEEAKELLEYALVGRRRVKEQLKKIQGMEFFDVNFSYIENENQEEYYVSVPEMGGDKLIPEGEGKPGHLFGAFAGDAGRIGIYKLELQVIKGSGKYEKSGLGSSSKAKESIEIAFNYFKANAKNVSTQISVKERDYHLNVQDLQGVGPSSSLTLIAFATLCSGALHLPVQESMVILGSMSIGGTIVKAHNLADALQVCHDAGAKRILLPMSNAGDINTVPPELFSKFQINFYNSPEDAVRKAVGRF